The Herbaspirillum sp. RTI4 genome has a segment encoding these proteins:
- the prmA gene encoding 50S ribosomal protein L11 methyltransferase produces MSWTEIVIEVARDQAEALSDALMQHGALSVSVEDADLGTDAEQPLFGEPGMPPQAAAWERSRVVALTDNHADHAGMVADAVQSLGLGYALPFAMRAVEDQDWVRLTQSQFEPIHIGKRIWVVPSWHEAPEPDALVLELDPGLAFGTGSHPTTRLCMEWLEEYVQAEQSVLDYGCGSGILALVARKLGAQPVIGVDLDVQALEAASFNSERNHCSDIAYYLPESFVLACPAHRYDIVVANILAGPLTEMAAMLSAHVADGGALVLSGVLDSQAEQVCAAYAPYIALEIWAEHEGWVALAGRLPV; encoded by the coding sequence ATGAGCTGGACTGAAATCGTCATTGAAGTCGCGCGCGATCAGGCGGAAGCCTTGTCCGATGCGCTGATGCAGCATGGTGCCTTGTCGGTGTCGGTGGAAGACGCCGACCTCGGCACCGATGCCGAGCAGCCCTTGTTCGGCGAACCCGGCATGCCGCCGCAAGCCGCCGCCTGGGAACGCAGCCGCGTCGTCGCGCTGACGGACAATCACGCCGACCACGCCGGCATGGTGGCCGATGCAGTGCAATCGCTGGGACTGGGTTACGCCCTGCCGTTCGCCATGCGCGCCGTGGAAGATCAGGACTGGGTGCGTCTGACCCAATCGCAATTCGAACCCATCCATATCGGCAAACGCATTTGGGTCGTCCCTAGCTGGCACGAAGCGCCGGAACCGGACGCTCTGGTGCTGGAACTCGATCCAGGTCTGGCCTTCGGTACCGGCAGCCACCCCACCACGCGTCTGTGCATGGAATGGCTGGAAGAATACGTACAAGCCGAACAATCGGTACTCGATTACGGTTGCGGTTCCGGCATTCTGGCGCTGGTCGCCCGAAAACTCGGGGCGCAGCCGGTCATCGGCGTCGATCTGGACGTGCAGGCACTGGAAGCGGCCAGCTTCAACAGCGAACGTAACCATTGCAGCGATATTGCCTACTACCTGCCGGAATCGTTTGTGCTGGCTTGCCCTGCGCATCGTTACGACATCGTCGTTGCCAACATCCTCGCCGGCCCGCTCACAGAAATGGCAGCAATGCTGTCGGCCCATGTCGCGGATGGCGGCGCACTGGTGTTGTCGGGCGTGCTGGATAGTCAGGCGGAGCAAGTCTGCGCGGCCTATGCCCCCTATATCGCGCTGGAAATCTGGGCCGAACATGAAGGATGGGTAGCGCTGGCCGGGCGTCTGCCCGTCTGA
- the accC gene encoding acetyl-CoA carboxylase biotin carboxylase subunit has translation MFEKILIANRGEIALRIQRACREMGIKTVVVHSEADREAKYVKLADESVCIGPAQSALSYLNMPAIISAAEVTDAQAIHPGYGFLSENADFAERVEKSGFVFIGPRVENIRMMGDKVSAKQEMIRAGVPCVPGSEGALPDNPKEIVQIARKVGYPVIIKAAGGGGGRGMRVVHTEAALINAVSMTKTEAGAAFGNPEVYMEKYLENPRHVEIQILADEHGNAIWLGERDCSMQRRHQKVVEEAPAPGIPRKIIEKIGDRCAEACRKMNYRGAGTFEFLYENEEFYFIEMNTRVQVEHPVTEMITGVDIVQEQIRIACGEKLRYRQRDIEIKGHAIECRINAEDPFKFTPSPGRLTSWHVPGGPGIRVDSHAYAGYYVPPHYDSMVGKVIAYGATRDQAIKRMQVALSEMVVEGILTNIPLHRELMVDARFIEGGTNIHYLEHKLAQRPETLKLADKPAKN, from the coding sequence ATGTTCGAAAAAATCCTTATTGCCAATCGTGGCGAAATCGCTCTTCGCATCCAGCGCGCTTGCCGCGAAATGGGCATCAAGACCGTGGTTGTCCATTCGGAAGCCGATCGCGAAGCAAAATACGTCAAGCTGGCCGACGAATCGGTCTGCATCGGACCCGCACAGTCCGCGCTCAGTTACCTCAACATGCCGGCCATCATCAGCGCCGCTGAGGTGACCGATGCGCAAGCGATCCACCCGGGCTACGGCTTCCTTTCCGAAAATGCGGACTTCGCCGAACGCGTCGAAAAATCCGGCTTCGTTTTCATCGGGCCGCGCGTCGAAAATATCCGCATGATGGGCGACAAAGTGTCGGCCAAGCAGGAGATGATCCGTGCCGGCGTGCCTTGCGTCCCCGGTTCTGAAGGTGCATTGCCGGACAATCCCAAGGAAATCGTGCAAATTGCGCGCAAGGTCGGCTATCCGGTCATCATCAAGGCCGCCGGCGGCGGCGGTGGACGCGGCATGCGCGTCGTGCATACCGAAGCCGCGCTGATCAATGCGGTGTCGATGACCAAGACCGAGGCCGGTGCAGCCTTCGGCAATCCCGAGGTTTACATGGAGAAATATCTGGAAAATCCACGCCATGTGGAAATCCAGATTCTGGCCGATGAACACGGCAACGCCATCTGGCTAGGCGAGCGCGATTGCTCCATGCAGCGCCGCCATCAGAAGGTCGTCGAGGAAGCGCCGGCACCCGGCATTCCACGCAAGATCATCGAAAAAATCGGCGACCGTTGTGCCGAAGCCTGCCGCAAAATGAATTATCGCGGCGCCGGCACCTTCGAGTTCCTGTATGAAAACGAAGAGTTCTATTTCATCGAAATGAATACCCGCGTGCAGGTCGAGCATCCGGTGACCGAAATGATCACTGGCGTCGATATCGTGCAGGAACAGATCCGTATCGCCTGCGGTGAAAAACTGCGTTACCGCCAGCGCGACATCGAAATCAAGGGCCATGCCATTGAGTGCCGGATCAATGCTGAAGACCCGTTCAAGTTCACGCCGTCTCCCGGTCGCCTGACTTCCTGGCATGTGCCGGGCGGTCCTGGCATCCGCGTCGATTCGCACGCTTATGCCGGTTACTACGTCCCCCCGCATTACGATTCGATGGTCGGCAAGGTCATCGCTTACGGCGCCACCCGCGATCAGGCCATCAAGCGCATGCAAGTCGCGCTGTCGGAAATGGTCGTCGAAGGCATTCTGACCAACATCCCGCTGCACCGCGAACTGATGGTCGACGCCCGTTTCATCGAAGGCGGCACCAACATCCATTATCTGGAACACAAACTGGCCCAGCGTCCTGAGACTTTGAAACTGGCCGACAAGCCGGCCAAGAACTGA